The following proteins are co-located in the Chryseobacterium daecheongense genome:
- a CDS encoding polysaccharide deacetylase family protein, with translation MKNLFAEKSRNLTFLGMFALVSATSVLFNSCNEKKDAKDSEKMISKDHPVAKIVPELEDDETPTDKRVIYLTFDDGPNRGTENLLKVLRKRNVCATAFIVGKHCYDSNRQKNDMELLKADPLIELANHSFSHAHNKYSSFYKNPEAVVHDFDRAKDSLTLHNKIARTPGRNIWRLNNINVTDIKSSSLAADHLKKAGYKVIGWDLEWKPTNRMVLKGSHEAMLKKVDSIFFNDLEKTSRHLVFLTHDQYLSDTDSINELDLFIEKLQKTNRFVFRKISAYPKINEVLN, from the coding sequence ATGAAAAACCTTTTTGCGGAAAAGTCGCGAAACCTGACTTTTCTTGGGATGTTTGCATTGGTGAGTGCAACTTCAGTTTTATTCAACAGCTGTAATGAGAAAAAAGACGCGAAAGATTCTGAAAAGATGATTTCCAAAGACCATCCCGTCGCAAAAATAGTCCCCGAATTGGAGGATGACGAAACCCCGACAGACAAAAGAGTTATTTATCTTACTTTTGATGATGGTCCTAATCGCGGGACCGAAAACCTTCTGAAAGTTTTACGCAAAAGAAATGTATGTGCTACTGCATTTATAGTGGGAAAACACTGCTATGACAGCAACAGACAAAAGAACGATATGGAACTGCTGAAAGCAGACCCATTAATTGAACTGGCCAATCACAGCTTTTCGCATGCCCACAACAAATATTCCAGTTTTTATAAAAATCCGGAAGCAGTTGTCCATGATTTTGACAGAGCAAAGGACAGTCTTACACTGCACAATAAAATCGCCAGAACTCCGGGCAGAAATATCTGGAGGCTCAACAACATCAATGTTACGGATATTAAAAGTTCTTCGCTGGCAGCCGATCATTTAAAAAAGGCAGGATATAAAGTAATCGGCTGGGATCTGGAATGGAAGCCTACAAACAGAATGGTCCTTAAAGGAAGCCACGAAGCCATGTTGAAAAAAGTAGACAGTATCTTTTTTAATGACCTTGAAAAAACATCAAGACATTTGGTATTCCTTACCCATGATCAGTATCTTTCGGATACCGATTCAATTAATGAGCTCGACCTGTTTATTGAAAAACTACAGAAGACCAATCGCTTTGTATTCAGAAAGATTTCCGCTTATCCTAAAATCAATGAAGTTTTAAATTAA
- a CDS encoding DUF72 domain-containing protein: MKKEMYHIGCSGFYNNDWKGSLYPQDASAKNFLTLYSQEFNAVEINSTFYRKPTLKTLVKWFDETPEEFRFFIKIPKTISHEKRMKDCKDEIEIFCRHIHEGLKNKLSGFLYQFPPSFKNTPENLDLVLTHPDFDFVNVMEFRHISWWTDEVLKALKQKNIIFSGVSFPGNLPEDLMSNHPEIIYYRLHGKPVLYKSEYTHEFLNHLAEKIQKSQKKAFIFFNNTWGTAAIKNGLYLKKILS; the protein is encoded by the coding sequence ATGAAAAAAGAAATGTATCATATCGGTTGCTCAGGATTCTATAATAACGATTGGAAAGGCTCTCTGTATCCACAAGATGCATCTGCTAAAAATTTCCTTACGCTCTATTCTCAAGAATTCAATGCTGTAGAAATTAATTCTACCTTTTATAGAAAACCGACTCTGAAAACTCTTGTAAAATGGTTTGATGAAACTCCTGAAGAATTCAGGTTTTTTATTAAAATCCCCAAAACAATTTCCCACGAAAAAAGAATGAAAGATTGTAAGGACGAGATCGAAATCTTTTGCCGTCACATCCATGAGGGATTAAAAAATAAACTATCCGGATTTTTATATCAGTTTCCGCCTTCTTTCAAAAATACTCCCGAAAACCTTGATTTGGTACTAACACATCCAGACTTTGATTTTGTAAATGTAATGGAATTCAGACATATTTCATGGTGGACTGATGAAGTCTTAAAAGCTTTAAAGCAAAAAAACATTATTTTTTCTGGTGTCAGTTTTCCCGGAAATCTTCCGGAAGACTTAATGAGTAATCATCCTGAAATCATTTATTATAGACTTCACGGAAAGCCTGTGCTCTACAAATCTGAGTACACTCACGAATTTCTCAATCATTTGGCCGAAAAAATACAAAAATCACAAAAGAAAGCGTTTATATTTTTCAATAACACCTGGGGAACTGCCGCAATCAAAAATGGCCTGTATCTGAAAAAAATATTATCTTGA
- a CDS encoding heavy metal translocating P-type ATPase, with protein sequence MEQQYKILGMSCSGCQKKISEKLNSIEGITADISLENNLATIISDTAINLNTLNKALAEIGHYQLEDQTQPEKAFIKPQDRVSRSSVYYCPMECEGDKVYFKQGERCPVCHMYLVPIEEKQAKDPNYKPAYSSTHLPENFKDHIGKYYCPMFCEGDKIYDEKGDCPVCHMHLEEITQELVNNSSSEHSHSHSHSHSHSHSHTHHHEAPKVTDDMAGRYYCPMYCEGDKTYDSNVGCPVCGMDLVKYPEKKTAKYTCPMHPEIIRDEPGSCPICGMDLIRMPDTGGEEDDETYNILKRKFIISLLFTVPVFVLSMGGMLVNFPFSHQIQGFIELALTLPVLFYSGWFLMKRGWVSFKTWNLNMFSLIALGVSAAFIFSIVSLLFPDIIPHEIRGHNHEIPLYFEAVCVILTLVILGQLMEAAAHKKTGNAIRELMNLSPDEANLIVNGEEKRVLLSQVKIGDFLKVKPGEKIPVDGKITEGNSIVDESMITGEPIPVEKNMDDKVSSGTINGNQVFIMKAEKVGDETLLSQIIKMVNEASRSKAPIQKLTDKVSKIFVPTVILIAALTFVGWQFFGPEGKRSLFAFVNAVAVLIVACPCALGLATPMSLMVGIGKGAKNGILIKNAEALEQMNKVNVLITDKTGTLTEGKPSVEHIETVDNGNQDQILKLAYSLNQNSEHPLSNAVIKKAKDQKISSAKVEKFENISGKGVKGIIDGKTVYVGNENLLTSHQIAIPDSLKQKAIEVQSKAHTISYIAEDHNVLGFISFRDKIKESSKKAVELLMKEGLDIVMMTGDNEHTAKAVADELGIIHYKANCLPEDKLNEVKKLQKEGKIVAMTGDGINDSPALAQSDIGIAMGTGTDVAIESAEITLLKGDIIGVAKAKLLSEKLLKNIKENLFFAFIYNVLGVPIAAGLLYPFFGILLSPMIAAAAMSFSSLSVILNSLRLNAVDLDIK encoded by the coding sequence ATGGAACAACAATATAAAATACTCGGAATGAGCTGTTCCGGTTGTCAGAAAAAAATCTCTGAAAAGCTAAATTCAATCGAGGGTATTACAGCAGATATCAGTCTGGAAAATAATCTTGCAACTATTATCTCAGATACTGCAATTAACCTTAATACGCTAAACAAGGCTTTAGCCGAGATTGGCCATTATCAGCTGGAGGATCAGACGCAGCCGGAAAAAGCTTTCATTAAACCTCAGGATCGTGTTTCTCGATCTTCAGTTTACTATTGTCCTATGGAATGCGAGGGAGATAAAGTATACTTCAAACAAGGAGAACGATGCCCGGTTTGTCATATGTACCTTGTTCCTATTGAAGAAAAGCAGGCTAAGGACCCTAATTACAAACCGGCCTATTCTTCCACCCATTTGCCGGAAAACTTCAAAGACCATATTGGAAAATATTATTGTCCGATGTTTTGTGAAGGAGATAAAATATATGATGAAAAAGGCGACTGTCCGGTTTGTCATATGCACCTGGAAGAAATTACACAAGAGCTTGTTAATAATTCATCATCAGAACATTCTCATTCTCATTCTCATTCTCATTCTCATTCTCATTCACACACCCACCATCATGAAGCTCCCAAAGTTACGGATGATATGGCTGGAAGATACTATTGCCCGATGTATTGCGAAGGAGACAAAACTTATGACAGCAATGTAGGGTGTCCTGTCTGTGGAATGGATCTTGTGAAATATCCTGAGAAAAAGACCGCAAAATATACCTGCCCTATGCATCCTGAAATTATACGGGATGAGCCTGGAAGCTGTCCCATATGCGGAATGGATCTCATAAGAATGCCTGATACTGGAGGGGAAGAAGATGATGAAACCTATAATATATTAAAAAGAAAATTCATTATTTCACTGCTATTTACCGTTCCCGTATTTGTTCTTTCCATGGGAGGTATGCTGGTTAATTTCCCGTTCTCTCATCAGATTCAGGGCTTTATTGAGCTGGCTTTAACACTTCCTGTGCTTTTCTATTCTGGGTGGTTTTTAATGAAAAGAGGCTGGGTTTCATTTAAAACATGGAATCTGAACATGTTCAGTCTGATTGCCCTGGGAGTTTCTGCAGCATTTATTTTCAGTATTGTCTCTCTTCTTTTTCCGGATATCATCCCACATGAAATCCGTGGTCACAATCATGAGATCCCTCTTTATTTTGAGGCAGTCTGTGTCATTCTTACGCTGGTTATCCTGGGACAACTCATGGAAGCCGCTGCTCATAAAAAAACTGGAAATGCAATCAGGGAGCTGATGAATCTTTCACCGGATGAAGCCAACCTGATCGTAAATGGAGAAGAAAAAAGGGTTCTTCTTTCTCAAGTAAAGATCGGTGATTTTTTAAAGGTAAAGCCCGGAGAAAAGATACCGGTAGACGGAAAAATAACGGAAGGCAACTCTATTGTTGATGAAAGTATGATCACCGGAGAACCGATTCCTGTAGAAAAAAATATGGATGATAAGGTCTCATCAGGAACAATCAACGGGAATCAGGTTTTTATTATGAAAGCTGAAAAAGTTGGTGATGAAACCCTATTGTCCCAGATCATCAAAATGGTGAATGAAGCAAGTCGTAGTAAAGCACCTATTCAAAAATTAACCGATAAAGTTTCCAAAATCTTTGTACCGACGGTTATCCTTATTGCCGCTTTAACATTTGTCGGATGGCAATTCTTCGGGCCCGAAGGGAAAAGAAGTTTGTTTGCTTTCGTCAATGCTGTAGCTGTACTTATTGTAGCCTGTCCTTGTGCATTAGGTCTTGCTACTCCAATGTCTTTGATGGTTGGAATCGGAAAAGGGGCTAAAAACGGCATCCTGATTAAAAATGCCGAAGCTTTGGAACAAATGAACAAAGTAAATGTTCTTATTACGGACAAAACAGGAACTCTTACCGAAGGGAAACCATCTGTAGAACACATTGAAACAGTGGATAACGGAAATCAGGATCAGATTTTAAAATTAGCCTATTCATTGAATCAGAATTCAGAACACCCACTGTCTAACGCAGTCATTAAAAAAGCTAAGGATCAAAAAATCTCTTCCGCGAAGGTGGAAAAGTTTGAAAACATATCCGGAAAAGGGGTAAAAGGAATCATCGATGGAAAAACGGTGTATGTTGGAAACGAAAATCTCCTGACCTCTCATCAGATTGCCATTCCTGATAGTTTAAAACAGAAGGCAATTGAAGTTCAGTCCAAAGCGCATACGATTTCATATATTGCCGAGGATCATAATGTTTTAGGGTTCATAAGTTTTAGGGATAAAATCAAAGAAAGTTCTAAAAAGGCCGTTGAGCTCTTAATGAAAGAAGGTCTGGATATCGTGATGATGACCGGCGATAATGAACATACAGCTAAAGCTGTAGCGGATGAGCTGGGTATCATACACTACAAAGCCAATTGCTTACCTGAAGATAAATTAAATGAAGTTAAAAAACTTCAGAAAGAAGGAAAAATTGTCGCAATGACAGGTGATGGAATCAACGACTCTCCTGCTTTGGCACAATCCGACATCGGAATTGCTATGGGAACAGGGACGGATGTCGCTATTGAGAGTGCAGAGATTACTTTATTAAAAGGAGATATCATAGGTGTAGCCAAAGCTAAGCTTCTGAGTGAAAAACTATTGAAGAATATTAAGGAAAACCTCTTTTTTGCTTTTATCTATAATGTATTAGGAGTTCCTATTGCGGCAGGATTATTGTATCCTTTTTTTGGAATTCTGTTATCTCCGATGATTGCAGCCGCAGCTATGAGTTTCAGCTCTTTATCGGTGATTCTTAATTCATTAAGATTAAACGCTGTCGATCTCGACATTAAATAA
- a CDS encoding AraC family transcriptional regulator, whose protein sequence is MKIFIKNMVCGRCISAVSSIFNDFGIGIQSIQLGEVETESDISDHDMRSIETELEKTGFERIKDSSHQLVEKIKNLIITKISELDIDEDFLLSEFLASKIHKDYSSLSKTFSQNENITLEQFFILQKIEKVKELLLYNEFTLTEIAGKLGYKSVQHLSSQFRNSTGFTPTEFKKLKVHNRKPLDSF, encoded by the coding sequence ATGAAAATTTTCATCAAAAATATGGTCTGCGGCAGGTGCATTTCTGCCGTTTCTTCTATTTTTAATGATTTTGGGATCGGAATACAATCCATACAACTTGGGGAAGTGGAAACGGAATCAGATATTTCAGATCATGATATGCGTTCCATTGAAACAGAATTGGAAAAAACAGGTTTTGAAAGAATAAAGGATTCCTCCCATCAACTTGTTGAGAAAATCAAAAATCTCATTATTACCAAAATCAGCGAACTTGATATTGATGAAGACTTTTTATTATCAGAATTTCTGGCTTCAAAAATACATAAGGATTACAGTTCCCTTTCAAAAACCTTTTCCCAAAATGAGAATATTACTTTGGAGCAGTTTTTTATCCTTCAAAAAATAGAGAAGGTAAAGGAGCTTCTTTTGTATAACGAATTTACGTTAACGGAAATTGCAGGAAAGCTTGGTTATAAAAGTGTACAGCATTTATCCTCACAATTCAGAAACAGCACAGGATTCACCCCTACTGAGTTTAAAAAACTGAAAGTCCATAACAGAAAACCGCTTGACAGTTTTTGA